One region of Mangifera indica cultivar Alphonso chromosome 3, CATAS_Mindica_2.1, whole genome shotgun sequence genomic DNA includes:
- the LOC123210636 gene encoding leucine-rich repeat extensin-like protein 1, whose translation MGRSLYNFTFSLSFLFLILQLLPSNTTGTSSSSKYQIACTMCSSCENPCQQTPSPPPPSPPPPSPPSPSSGGGSHYYSPPPPSNPTYSYFSPPPPYGGGGTGGLYYPPPYYGNYPTPPPPNPIVPYFPFYYYSPPPPVNSALSLRQSDMCSSLCYTAVLSLVLIFLF comes from the coding sequence ATGGGAAgatctttatataatttcacattctctctttcctttcttttcttgatACTACAACTGTTACCATCAAACACAACTGGCACATCTTCCTCATCCAAGTACCAGATCGCATGCACAATGTGTTCATCATGTGAAAACCCTTGTCAACAAACGCCTTCACCGCCGccaccatcaccaccaccaccatcccCACCATCTCCAAGCTCTGGTGGCGGTAGCCATTACTACTCTCCACCACCGCCTTCTAATCCCACCTACTCATACTTCTCACCACCCCCACCCTACGGCGGCGGTGGCACTGGTGGCTTATATTACCCTCCGCCCTACTACGGGAATTACCCTACACCACCACCGCCAAACCCAATTGTCCCATACTTCCCATTTTACTATTACAGCCCCCCTCCTCCTGTCAACTCAGCCTTGTCTCTTCGCCAGTCAGACATGTGTTCCTCGTTATGTTACACTGCTGTTCTTTCCctcgttttaatttttctgttttaa